From a single Dendropsophus ebraccatus isolate aDenEbr1 chromosome 8, aDenEbr1.pat, whole genome shotgun sequence genomic region:
- the SGMS1 gene encoding phosphatidylcholine:ceramide cholinephosphotransferase 1 codes for MKEVIYWSPAEVADWLTKRGLQEYSETFKTLNGQGLLRLKEEDFRKPPLSRVTSDNGRQLLQMIETLKIENHIEEHKNGHANGHICVKDEINSNDHSFTSKAKKNGMPNGVRKEMIKIPMPEVDRSLAFPNEWDKTLVAFLYALCCFILTTVMISVVHERVPPKTEEGPLPDVFFDHFDRVAWAFSICEINGMILVALWILQWLFLKYKSIIGRRFFCIVGTLYLYRCITMYITTLPVPGMHFNCSPKLFGNWEAQFRRILKMIAGGGLSITGSHTMCGDYLYSGHTVMLTLTYMFIKEYSPRRLWWYHWICWILSVVGVFCILLAHDHYTVDVVVAYYITSRCFWWYHTMANQQVLKEASPLNLLSRVWWYRPFQYFERNVNGVVPRSYQWPIPWSLWSLLPTRQAAYSRLINEA; via the exons ATGAAGGAAGTAATCTACTGGTCACCCGCGGAGGTTGCTGACTGGTTGACAAAGAGAGGACTACAAGAATACTCCGAGACCTTCAAAACCCTCAACGGCCAAGGATTGCTCAGGTTAAAAGAGGAGGATTTTAGAAAGCCGCCCTTATCCCGTGTAACATCCGACAATGGCCGGCAATTGCTGCAGATGATAGAGACACTGAAAATCGAGAACCACATAGAGGAACATAAGAACGGACATGCCAACGGACATATTTGCGTCAAAGATGAGATCAATTCCAATGATCATAGTTTCACCAGCAAAGCCAAGAAGAATGGGATGCCAAATGGAGTCCGGAAAGAGATGATAAAGATCCCCATGCCGGAGGTGGACCGTAGCCTGGCTTTTCCCAATGAGTGGGATAAAACCTTAGTAGCCTTCCTCTATGCACTTTGCTGTTTTATCCTCACCACGGTGATGATCTCTGTTGTCCATGAACGTGTGCCTCCTAAAACAGAGGAAGGGCCGCTCCCGGACGTGTTTTTTGATCATTTTGACAGGGTTGCATGGGCCTTCTCCATATGTGAAATTAATGGAATGATTCTTGTGGCACTATGGATTTTACAGTGGTTATTTTTAAAGTACAA GTCCATCATCGGCCGTCGTTTTTTTTGTATAGTTGGGACGCTGTACTTATACAgatgtataactatgtatattACTACACTGCCAGTTCCTGGAATGCATTTTAATTGTTCTCCGAAG cTTTTTGGCAACTGGGAGGCCCAGTTCCGGAGGATCTTAAAGATGATTGCAGGAGGTGGACTTTCTATCACAGGATCTCACACCATGTGTGGGGACTATCTGTACAGTGGCCACACTGTCatgttaacactgacatataTGTTTATAAAAGAGT ATTCTCCTCGGCGTCTCTGGTGGTACCACTGGATTTGCTGGATCCTCAGCGTTGTTGGGGTCTTCTGCATTCTTTTAGCACACGATCACTACACAGTAGATGTCGTTGTGGCTTACTACATCACGTCCAGGTGTTTCTGGTGGTATCATACTATGGCCAACCAGCAA gtGCTAAAAGAAGCTTCTCCATTAAACCTCCTCTCACGGGTCTGGTGGTACAGGCCTTTCCAGTACTTTGAAAGGAATGTTAATGGTGTTGTACCTCGGTCCTACCAATGGCCTATCCCTTGGTCACTTTGGTCATTGCTGCCTACTAGGCAGGCGGCATACAGCAGACTAATAAATGAAGCATAA